One Coregonus clupeaformis isolate EN_2021a unplaced genomic scaffold, ASM2061545v1 scaf0318, whole genome shotgun sequence DNA segment encodes these proteins:
- the LOC121558363 gene encoding myelin basic protein-like isoform X5, with translation MATASSSGLSSLGRKKKAPGLMDQIGNFFGGDKKRKSKGSFRGLSSSPARPAKAAPKGGENAVVRLFRTIVSPAPPKSRKSTGSAKAKKAGAGDSGTLSKIFKMGASRTGSLPKK, from the exons ATGGCAACTGCAAGCTCCTCTGGACTGTCTAGCCTGGGAAGGAAAAAGAAGGCCCCTGGCCTTATGGATCAAATTGGGAACTTCTTTGGAGGGGACAAGAAAAGGAAGAGCAAG GGTTCTTTCCGtggcctgtcctcctctccaGCCAGACCTGCCAAGGCAGCCCCTAAGGGTGGGGAGAACGCTGTTGTGCGCCTCTTCAGAACGATC GTGTCCCCTGCCCCTCCTAAGTCTAGG AAGTCAACAGGATCCGCTAAGGCAAAGAAGGCCGGTGCAGGGGACAGTGGAACCCTGTCCAAGATCTTCAAAATG ggCGCAAGCCGGACTGGGTCTCTACCCAAAAAATGA
- the LOC121558363 gene encoding myelin basic protein-like isoform X8, with protein sequence MATASSSGLSSLGRKKKAPGLMDQIGNFFGGDKKRKSKGSFRGLSSSPARPAKAAPKGGENAVVRLFRTIVSPAPPKSRKSTGSAKAKKAGAGDSGTLSKIFKM encoded by the exons ATGGCAACTGCAAGCTCCTCTGGACTGTCTAGCCTGGGAAGGAAAAAGAAGGCCCCTGGCCTTATGGATCAAATTGGGAACTTCTTTGGAGGGGACAAGAAAAGGAAGAGCAAG GGTTCTTTCCGtggcctgtcctcctctccaGCCAGACCTGCCAAGGCAGCCCCTAAGGGTGGGGAGAACGCTGTTGTGCGCCTCTTCAGAACGATC GTGTCCCCTGCCCCTCCTAAGTCTAGG AAGTCAACAGGATCCGCTAAGGCAAAGAAGGCCGGTGCAGGGGACAGTGGAACCCTGTCCAAGATCTTCAAAATG TGA
- the LOC121558363 gene encoding myelin basic protein-like isoform X7, producing MATASSSGLSSLGRKKKAPGLMDQIGNFFGGDKKRKSKGSFRGLSSSPARPAKAAPKGGENAVVRLFRTIVSPAPPKSRSTGSAKAKKAGAGDSGTLSKIFKMGASRTGSLPKK from the exons ATGGCAACTGCAAGCTCCTCTGGACTGTCTAGCCTGGGAAGGAAAAAGAAGGCCCCTGGCCTTATGGATCAAATTGGGAACTTCTTTGGAGGGGACAAGAAAAGGAAGAGCAAG GGTTCTTTCCGtggcctgtcctcctctccaGCCAGACCTGCCAAGGCAGCCCCTAAGGGTGGGGAGAACGCTGTTGTGCGCCTCTTCAGAACGATC GTGTCCCCTGCCCCTCCTAAGTCTAGG TCAACAGGATCCGCTAAGGCAAAGAAGGCCGGTGCAGGGGACAGTGGAACCCTGTCCAAGATCTTCAAAATG ggCGCAAGCCGGACTGGGTCTCTACCCAAAAAATGA
- the LOC121558363 gene encoding myelin basic protein-like isoform X9, producing the protein MATASSSGLSSLGRKKKAPGLMDQIGNFFGGDKKRKSKGSFRGLSSSPARPAKAAPKGGENAVVRLFRTIVSPAPPKSRSTGSAKAKKAGAGDSGTLSKIFKM; encoded by the exons ATGGCAACTGCAAGCTCCTCTGGACTGTCTAGCCTGGGAAGGAAAAAGAAGGCCCCTGGCCTTATGGATCAAATTGGGAACTTCTTTGGAGGGGACAAGAAAAGGAAGAGCAAG GGTTCTTTCCGtggcctgtcctcctctccaGCCAGACCTGCCAAGGCAGCCCCTAAGGGTGGGGAGAACGCTGTTGTGCGCCTCTTCAGAACGATC GTGTCCCCTGCCCCTCCTAAGTCTAGG TCAACAGGATCCGCTAAGGCAAAGAAGGCCGGTGCAGGGGACAGTGGAACCCTGTCCAAGATCTTCAAAATG TGA
- the LOC121558363 gene encoding myelin basic protein-like isoform X4 has protein sequence MATASSSGLSSLGRKKKAPGLMDQIGNFFGGDKKRKSKGSFRGLSSSPARPAKAAPKGGENAVVRLFRTIVSPAPPKSRWTAMTAKLGLGSQKSTGSAKAKKAGAGDSGTLSKIFKM, from the exons ATGGCAACTGCAAGCTCCTCTGGACTGTCTAGCCTGGGAAGGAAAAAGAAGGCCCCTGGCCTTATGGATCAAATTGGGAACTTCTTTGGAGGGGACAAGAAAAGGAAGAGCAAG GGTTCTTTCCGtggcctgtcctcctctccaGCCAGACCTGCCAAGGCAGCCCCTAAGGGTGGGGAGAACGCTGTTGTGCGCCTCTTCAGAACGATC GTGTCCCCTGCCCCTCCTAAGTCTAGG TGGACGGCAATGACTGCGAAACTAGGCCTG GGGTCTCAGAAGTCAACAGGATCCGCTAAGGCAAAGAAGGCCGGTGCAGGGGACAGTGGAACCCTGTCCAAGATCTTCAAAATG TGA
- the LOC121558363 gene encoding myelin basic protein-like isoform X3, with amino-acid sequence MATASSSGLSSLGRKKKAPGLMDQIGNFFGGDKKRKSKGSFRGLSSSPARPAKAAPKGGENAVVRLFRTIVSPAPPKSRGSQKSTGSAKAKKAGAGDSGTLSKIFKMGASRTGSLPKK; translated from the exons ATGGCAACTGCAAGCTCCTCTGGACTGTCTAGCCTGGGAAGGAAAAAGAAGGCCCCTGGCCTTATGGATCAAATTGGGAACTTCTTTGGAGGGGACAAGAAAAGGAAGAGCAAG GGTTCTTTCCGtggcctgtcctcctctccaGCCAGACCTGCCAAGGCAGCCCCTAAGGGTGGGGAGAACGCTGTTGTGCGCCTCTTCAGAACGATC GTGTCCCCTGCCCCTCCTAAGTCTAGG GGGTCTCAGAAGTCAACAGGATCCGCTAAGGCAAAGAAGGCCGGTGCAGGGGACAGTGGAACCCTGTCCAAGATCTTCAAAATG ggCGCAAGCCGGACTGGGTCTCTACCCAAAAAATGA
- the LOC121558363 gene encoding myelin basic protein-like isoform X6 encodes MATASSSGLSSLGRKKKAPGLMDQIGNFFGGDKKRKSKGSFRGLSSSPARPAKAAPKGGENAVVRLFRTIVSPAPPKSRWTAMTAKLGLKSTGSAKAKKAGAGDSGTLSKIFKM; translated from the exons ATGGCAACTGCAAGCTCCTCTGGACTGTCTAGCCTGGGAAGGAAAAAGAAGGCCCCTGGCCTTATGGATCAAATTGGGAACTTCTTTGGAGGGGACAAGAAAAGGAAGAGCAAG GGTTCTTTCCGtggcctgtcctcctctccaGCCAGACCTGCCAAGGCAGCCCCTAAGGGTGGGGAGAACGCTGTTGTGCGCCTCTTCAGAACGATC GTGTCCCCTGCCCCTCCTAAGTCTAGG TGGACGGCAATGACTGCGAAACTAGGCCTG AAGTCAACAGGATCCGCTAAGGCAAAGAAGGCCGGTGCAGGGGACAGTGGAACCCTGTCCAAGATCTTCAAAATG TGA
- the LOC121558363 gene encoding myelin basic protein-like isoform X2: MATASSSGLSSLGRKKKAPGLMDQIGNFFGGDKKRKSKGSFRGLSSSPARPAKAAPKGGENAVVRLFRTIVSPAPPKSRWTAMTAKLGLKSTGSAKAKKAGAGDSGTLSKIFKMGASRTGSLPKK, encoded by the exons ATGGCAACTGCAAGCTCCTCTGGACTGTCTAGCCTGGGAAGGAAAAAGAAGGCCCCTGGCCTTATGGATCAAATTGGGAACTTCTTTGGAGGGGACAAGAAAAGGAAGAGCAAG GGTTCTTTCCGtggcctgtcctcctctccaGCCAGACCTGCCAAGGCAGCCCCTAAGGGTGGGGAGAACGCTGTTGTGCGCCTCTTCAGAACGATC GTGTCCCCTGCCCCTCCTAAGTCTAGG TGGACGGCAATGACTGCGAAACTAGGCCTG AAGTCAACAGGATCCGCTAAGGCAAAGAAGGCCGGTGCAGGGGACAGTGGAACCCTGTCCAAGATCTTCAAAATG ggCGCAAGCCGGACTGGGTCTCTACCCAAAAAATGA
- the LOC121558363 gene encoding myelin basic protein-like isoform X1 — protein sequence MATASSSGLSSLGRKKKAPGLMDQIGNFFGGDKKRKSKGSFRGLSSSPARPAKAAPKGGENAVVRLFRTIVSPAPPKSRWTAMTAKLGLGSQKSTGSAKAKKAGAGDSGTLSKIFKMGASRTGSLPKK from the exons ATGGCAACTGCAAGCTCCTCTGGACTGTCTAGCCTGGGAAGGAAAAAGAAGGCCCCTGGCCTTATGGATCAAATTGGGAACTTCTTTGGAGGGGACAAGAAAAGGAAGAGCAAG GGTTCTTTCCGtggcctgtcctcctctccaGCCAGACCTGCCAAGGCAGCCCCTAAGGGTGGGGAGAACGCTGTTGTGCGCCTCTTCAGAACGATC GTGTCCCCTGCCCCTCCTAAGTCTAGG TGGACGGCAATGACTGCGAAACTAGGCCTG GGGTCTCAGAAGTCAACAGGATCCGCTAAGGCAAAGAAGGCCGGTGCAGGGGACAGTGGAACCCTGTCCAAGATCTTCAAAATG ggCGCAAGCCGGACTGGGTCTCTACCCAAAAAATGA